The Urbifossiella limnaea genome has a window encoding:
- a CDS encoding WD40 repeat domain-containing protein, with protein MPLPRRLTVPLAFAVGFFAVSSSGQAPAPDVVGVLKGHSDTIAAVAVSPDGTLIATGSFDKTVRLWDAATGKELRVYGGDKGHTLQVLSVAFSAQGDQLVSGGADNKALVWDMPTPNPVKTYAGAAALKAVAVSPDGVTFAVAGADGTIKVYPKGEEKGAVELKGHTGPVVGLGFSANNGFLVSAGADKTVRFWTPKDGKAVAAYHTGTADLTGLAVNAGNALPYTASADGLLRVWQAPPPPTPKAPPAAKDALTHLVTSTDGATAVVASADKTATLFAVANGTPAGSYGPTKASIEALALSPDQQTLAAGLADGSVVMWDRQGKVKAEVPAAAAGGVTAVGFHPSQPVFLTAGADGLAKGWALPIDPKQPADKATKFAIKAHTGKLTAAFFHPTNGYLVTAGADKLVRVWDTAKADKALREIGPLPNVPTALALSKDTQTLAAAVGKDVISWNLADGKELAKIAQPADVLSLSFSADKSRLLLGRADNLAVLADATTGVIHQAFPHAGPVRGAFLSQAAPIAVTASADKTVGISPITVQRVIVVGTGKVAGIALSPQGERVIAVGPGKEVTSWNTGNGTKEKAFDVGAEAIAAAFTKDGQRLAVSAADGSVKVFTIADGKQVGSIAAGAPATGLAFHPTAPALVGVLNSKAAAAWNVTVTPGMPTPPEFGRALQSYPHPAAAVGPAFLADGSFLTAADDKLARRFKIAGNAPAKTLPHPNLVDAVAFDETGKVIATGCHDGSLRLFDVEKAALSKEVKAHIKPAPANEPQPIYAVVWAPGSKQVLTASFDRSLKLWDAAGGTLVREFKAAPEPKPGDKLEPPKGPVGHRDQVFSAVFTKDGKLLASASSDRTVKLWDVASGNPVREFANPDLKSPFPGEPPASHPGWVHAVRFSTDEKLLITAGPAPRYKGYLAAWSVADGKRVAGAERDVGPIHALAVTPDGTRIVIGCGPKSRAESAVEALILKAPGK; from the coding sequence ATGCCACTCCCGCGTCGGCTCACCGTGCCGCTCGCCTTCGCCGTCGGCTTCTTCGCCGTGAGCTCGTCGGGCCAGGCTCCCGCCCCGGACGTGGTCGGCGTGCTGAAGGGGCACTCGGACACGATCGCCGCCGTGGCCGTGAGCCCCGACGGGACGCTGATCGCCACCGGCAGCTTCGACAAAACGGTTCGACTGTGGGACGCTGCGACCGGCAAGGAACTGCGCGTCTACGGTGGCGACAAGGGACACACACTGCAGGTGCTGTCGGTGGCGTTCTCGGCGCAAGGCGACCAACTCGTCAGCGGCGGGGCCGACAACAAGGCGCTCGTCTGGGATATGCCGACGCCGAACCCGGTGAAGACGTACGCCGGCGCCGCGGCGCTCAAGGCCGTCGCCGTGTCGCCGGACGGCGTGACGTTCGCGGTCGCCGGCGCCGACGGCACGATCAAGGTTTACCCGAAAGGCGAGGAGAAAGGCGCCGTCGAGTTGAAGGGACACACCGGCCCCGTCGTCGGGCTCGGCTTCAGCGCCAACAACGGCTTCCTGGTCTCGGCCGGGGCCGACAAGACGGTCCGCTTCTGGACGCCGAAAGACGGGAAGGCCGTAGCCGCGTACCACACCGGCACCGCCGATCTGACCGGCCTCGCGGTGAACGCCGGTAACGCGCTCCCGTACACGGCCAGTGCCGACGGCCTGCTGCGCGTGTGGCAGGCCCCGCCGCCGCCGACCCCGAAGGCGCCCCCGGCCGCGAAGGATGCGCTGACGCACCTCGTCACGTCAACGGACGGCGCCACGGCCGTGGTCGCCTCCGCGGACAAAACAGCCACGCTGTTCGCCGTCGCCAACGGCACCCCCGCCGGAAGCTACGGCCCGACGAAAGCCTCGATCGAAGCGCTGGCCCTATCGCCCGACCAGCAGACACTTGCGGCCGGGCTCGCCGACGGCTCCGTCGTCATGTGGGACCGCCAGGGGAAGGTGAAGGCCGAGGTGCCCGCCGCGGCCGCGGGCGGCGTGACGGCCGTGGGCTTCCACCCGTCGCAGCCGGTGTTCCTGACGGCCGGCGCGGACGGCTTGGCGAAGGGCTGGGCACTGCCGATCGACCCCAAACAGCCGGCCGACAAGGCGACGAAGTTCGCCATCAAGGCCCACACCGGCAAGCTAACCGCGGCGTTTTTTCACCCCACGAACGGCTATCTGGTGACGGCCGGCGCCGACAAGCTCGTCCGCGTTTGGGACACCGCGAAGGCCGACAAGGCACTCCGCGAGATCGGCCCGCTGCCGAACGTGCCGACGGCGCTGGCGCTGAGCAAGGACACCCAGACTCTTGCTGCCGCTGTCGGGAAGGACGTGATTTCCTGGAACCTCGCCGACGGTAAGGAACTCGCCAAGATCGCCCAGCCGGCTGACGTGCTGTCGCTATCTTTCAGCGCCGACAAGTCGCGCCTGCTGCTCGGCCGCGCCGATAACCTGGCAGTGCTCGCCGACGCGACGACGGGCGTGATCCATCAGGCGTTCCCGCACGCCGGGCCGGTGCGTGGGGCGTTCCTGTCGCAGGCCGCGCCAATCGCCGTCACCGCGAGTGCGGACAAGACCGTCGGCATCAGTCCCATCACCGTCCAGCGCGTCATCGTGGTCGGCACCGGGAAGGTGGCCGGGATTGCGCTGTCGCCGCAGGGCGAGCGCGTGATCGCGGTCGGCCCCGGCAAGGAGGTGACGAGCTGGAACACCGGCAACGGCACGAAGGAGAAGGCGTTCGACGTGGGAGCCGAGGCCATCGCGGCGGCGTTCACGAAGGACGGCCAGCGGCTCGCGGTGTCGGCCGCGGACGGCTCGGTGAAGGTGTTCACGATCGCCGACGGCAAGCAGGTCGGAAGTATCGCCGCCGGCGCACCGGCGACCGGGCTGGCCTTCCATCCGACCGCCCCGGCGCTGGTCGGCGTGCTGAACTCGAAGGCGGCTGCGGCGTGGAACGTGACCGTCACTCCCGGCATGCCCACGCCGCCGGAGTTCGGGCGCGCACTCCAGAGCTACCCGCACCCGGCGGCCGCGGTCGGCCCCGCGTTCCTTGCCGACGGGTCGTTCCTCACTGCCGCCGACGACAAGCTTGCCCGCCGCTTCAAGATCGCCGGCAACGCCCCGGCGAAGACGTTGCCGCACCCCAACCTCGTGGACGCCGTCGCCTTCGACGAGACGGGCAAGGTGATCGCCACCGGCTGCCACGACGGCTCGCTCCGGCTGTTCGACGTGGAGAAGGCGGCGCTGTCGAAGGAGGTGAAGGCCCACATCAAGCCGGCGCCGGCGAACGAGCCGCAGCCGATTTACGCGGTCGTGTGGGCGCCCGGGAGCAAGCAGGTGCTGACGGCCAGCTTCGACCGCTCGCTGAAGCTGTGGGACGCGGCCGGCGGCACCCTCGTGCGCGAGTTCAAGGCCGCCCCGGAGCCGAAGCCGGGCGACAAGCTCGAACCGCCGAAGGGGCCGGTCGGCCACCGCGATCAAGTGTTCAGCGCGGTGTTCACGAAGGACGGCAAGCTGCTGGCGAGCGCGTCCAGCGACCGCACCGTGAAGCTGTGGGACGTGGCGAGCGGCAACCCGGTCCGCGAATTCGCCAACCCCGACCTGAAGAGCCCGTTCCCCGGCGAGCCGCCGGCCAGCCACCCGGGCTGGGTCCACGCCGTGCGGTTCTCGACCGACGAGAAGTTGCTCATCACGGCCGGCCCGGCCCCGCGGTACAAGGGGTATTTGGCCGCGTGGTCGGTCGCCGACGGCAAGCGCGTCGCCGGCGCGGAGCGCGACGTGGGGCCGATCCACGCGTTAGCGGTGACGCCGGACGGCACCCGCATCGTGATCGGCTGCGGCCCCAAGTCGCGGGCCGAGTCGGCGGTCGAAGCGCTTATCCTGAAGGCGCCGGGGAAGTAG
- a CDS encoding DUF1501 domain-containing protein codes for MLRFTGSARSFCDGVSRRNFLQVGAFGAGLTLADMLRARDAQAAATLRQPTRSQKSAIMIYLPGGPSHMDMYDLKPDAPAEFRGEFRPVDTNVAGVRICEHMPMQAMMWDKLSVVRSVVSVDEHSDSLVLTGYPDRVNRTADHPSIGSVISKLRSQEASAVPPFVSLRGMSRGTEPGYLGIAHRPFTPGGQGNSNLRLANNVTEQRLDARRDLLTSFDDTRREIDATGTMRGMDAYTERAIEMVTAGVVRNALDLTKEPQAGRDRYKGVEQFLTARRLVEAGVGCVTLSIGGWDTHGQNFQTLKRQLPQVDKGVATLIQDLHDRGMQDDVVTVMWGEFGRTPKVNMNAGRDHWSPVMSALVAGGGLRMGQAIGESTAKGERPKDRPYTVPAVLSTVYRALGIDPAMTFPNGSGRPMYVLDDREPVRELIG; via the coding sequence ATGCTGCGGTTCACCGGCTCGGCCCGCTCCTTCTGCGACGGCGTCTCCCGTCGAAACTTCCTCCAGGTCGGCGCGTTCGGAGCCGGGCTGACGCTCGCGGACATGCTCCGCGCCCGCGACGCCCAGGCCGCCGCGACCCTCCGCCAGCCCACGCGGTCGCAGAAGTCGGCGATCATGATCTACCTGCCGGGCGGCCCCAGCCACATGGACATGTACGACCTCAAGCCGGACGCCCCCGCCGAGTTCCGCGGCGAGTTCCGCCCCGTGGACACGAACGTCGCCGGCGTCCGCATCTGTGAGCACATGCCGATGCAGGCCATGATGTGGGACAAGCTCTCCGTGGTGCGCTCGGTCGTGTCCGTGGACGAGCACAGCGACTCGCTCGTGCTCACCGGCTACCCCGACCGCGTCAACCGCACCGCCGACCACCCGTCCATCGGCTCCGTCATCAGCAAGCTGCGGAGCCAGGAGGCGTCGGCAGTGCCGCCGTTCGTGAGCCTGCGGGGGATGAGCCGCGGCACCGAGCCCGGCTACCTCGGCATCGCCCACCGCCCGTTCACCCCGGGCGGCCAGGGGAACTCGAACCTGCGGCTCGCCAACAACGTCACCGAGCAGCGGCTCGACGCCCGCCGCGACCTGCTGACGAGCTTCGACGACACCCGCCGCGAGATCGACGCCACCGGCACCATGCGCGGCATGGACGCCTACACCGAGCGGGCCATCGAGATGGTGACCGCCGGCGTCGTCCGCAACGCCCTCGACTTGACGAAGGAGCCGCAGGCCGGCCGCGACCGGTACAAGGGCGTCGAGCAGTTCCTCACCGCCCGCCGGCTCGTCGAGGCGGGCGTCGGTTGCGTCACGCTGTCGATCGGCGGCTGGGACACCCACGGCCAGAACTTCCAGACGCTGAAGCGGCAGCTGCCGCAGGTGGACAAGGGCGTCGCCACGCTGATTCAAGACCTGCACGACCGCGGCATGCAGGACGACGTGGTGACCGTGATGTGGGGCGAGTTCGGGCGGACGCCGAAGGTGAACATGAACGCCGGCCGCGACCACTGGAGCCCGGTCATGAGTGCCCTGGTCGCCGGCGGCGGCCTGCGGATGGGACAGGCGATCGGCGAATCGACGGCGAAGGGCGAGCGGCCGAAGGACCGGCCTTACACCGTCCCGGCCGTGCTGAGCACCGTGTACCGCGCCCTCGGCATCGACCCCGCCATGACCTTCCCGAACGGCAGCGGCCGGCCGATGTACGTCCTCGACGACCGCGAGCCGGTCCGCGAGTTGATCGGCTGA
- a CDS encoding DUF1549 domain-containing protein has product MSRTLLALAAALAWAGPAAAQPAITAAMPYPTQLRMRGLEDAPQLLVTGRQDDGRDVDVTAAATYAVSDPKVARVDAAGRVFPVGNGTAEITATVGGHTVRVPVTCADMDRALPINFANQVVPILTRLACSSGGCHGKIAGQNGFRLSLLGFEPQFDYENLLKEGRGRRVFPANPEASLLLTKATGQAPHGGGKKMEPNGEEYKIVRRWIASGLPYGSPTDPTVTRVSVYPETRVIDRKGRQQLAVYAHYSDGTTEDVTRRAQFESNDTEVATVSESGLVNSLNVTGQAAVMVRYQGNVTVFRAVVPRPGAAPAFEFAARTVVDGHTAKKWRDLGIAPSDLCTDEQFIRRVTLDLTGTIPDAAAVVAFAADRDPQKRDKLIDRLLETPEYAYFFANKWADVLRVKRRNQANRAAGTFAFHEWIREAVATDRPYDQFVRGIITASGDEHRNPPTFWFREVATPENFVDDVSQVFLGQRLACANCHHHPYEKWTQDDYWGLAAFYGRVGKKTVAIPGQQNQGQQGGRQVIFTKTAGSVTNKRTGGVADMRPLEGESVKLGAEDDPRAKFADWMTSPKNPFFAKAVANRYWAHFFGRGIVDPLDDMRVTNPPSNPELLDALTKDLTDNNFSLKALIRTICRSRTYQLSSTPNEFNSEDKASFARYYPRRLQAEVLFDAVGRLTSSPAGFAGLPADRHAPSRAIMLPDESFTSYFLDVTGRPQRISACECERVNEASLAMSLHLLNSNDVQDRIARAGGRADALSRDPRPDADKVTELFLLAHARRPTAEQLRVAVEHIGRATTPAAKKQAYENVVWALLNSKAFLFNQ; this is encoded by the coding sequence ATGTCCCGCACGCTCCTGGCGCTCGCCGCCGCCCTCGCCTGGGCCGGCCCCGCGGCCGCCCAGCCGGCCATCACCGCCGCGATGCCGTACCCCACCCAGCTGCGGATGCGCGGCCTGGAAGACGCCCCTCAACTACTCGTCACCGGCCGGCAGGACGACGGCCGTGACGTGGACGTGACCGCCGCCGCCACCTACGCCGTGTCCGACCCGAAAGTCGCGCGCGTGGACGCCGCCGGGCGGGTGTTCCCCGTCGGCAACGGCACCGCCGAGATCACCGCGACCGTGGGCGGTCACACCGTCCGCGTGCCAGTCACCTGCGCGGACATGGACCGGGCGCTGCCGATCAACTTCGCCAATCAGGTGGTGCCGATTCTGACCCGGCTGGCGTGCAGCAGCGGCGGCTGCCACGGGAAGATTGCCGGGCAGAACGGCTTCCGCCTGTCCCTGCTCGGCTTCGAGCCGCAGTTCGACTACGAGAACCTGCTGAAGGAGGGCCGCGGCCGGCGCGTGTTCCCCGCCAACCCGGAGGCGAGTCTGCTGCTGACCAAGGCCACCGGCCAGGCGCCGCACGGCGGTGGCAAGAAGATGGAGCCGAACGGCGAGGAGTACAAGATCGTCCGCCGCTGGATCGCCTCCGGGTTGCCCTACGGTAGCCCGACCGACCCGACCGTGACCCGCGTCAGCGTCTACCCGGAAACCCGCGTGATCGACCGCAAGGGTCGCCAGCAGCTGGCCGTGTACGCCCACTACTCGGACGGCACCACCGAGGACGTGACCCGGCGGGCGCAGTTCGAGAGCAACGACACCGAGGTCGCCACGGTCAGCGAGAGTGGCCTGGTGAACAGCCTGAACGTGACGGGGCAGGCCGCGGTGATGGTTCGCTACCAGGGGAACGTGACGGTCTTCCGCGCGGTCGTGCCACGGCCCGGCGCCGCCCCGGCGTTCGAGTTCGCCGCCCGCACCGTGGTGGACGGCCACACCGCGAAGAAGTGGCGTGACCTGGGCATCGCCCCGTCCGATCTCTGCACCGACGAGCAGTTCATCCGCCGCGTCACGCTCGACCTGACGGGCACGATCCCCGACGCCGCCGCGGTTGTCGCCTTCGCCGCCGACCGTGACCCGCAGAAGCGCGACAAGCTGATCGACCGGCTGCTGGAGACGCCGGAGTACGCCTACTTCTTCGCCAACAAGTGGGCCGACGTGCTGCGGGTGAAGCGGCGCAACCAGGCGAACCGGGCGGCGGGCACGTTCGCCTTCCACGAGTGGATTCGGGAAGCAGTCGCCACGGACCGGCCGTACGACCAGTTCGTCCGCGGCATCATCACCGCCAGCGGCGACGAGCACCGCAACCCGCCCACGTTCTGGTTCCGCGAGGTCGCCACGCCCGAGAACTTCGTCGACGACGTGAGTCAGGTCTTCCTCGGCCAGCGGTTGGCGTGTGCGAACTGCCACCACCACCCCTACGAGAAGTGGACCCAGGACGATTACTGGGGGCTGGCCGCGTTCTACGGCCGCGTCGGCAAGAAGACGGTGGCGATCCCCGGCCAGCAGAATCAGGGTCAGCAGGGCGGCCGGCAGGTGATCTTCACGAAGACGGCTGGCAGCGTCACGAACAAGCGGACCGGCGGCGTCGCCGACATGCGGCCGCTCGAAGGCGAGAGCGTGAAGCTCGGCGCGGAGGACGACCCGCGGGCCAAGTTCGCCGACTGGATGACGAGCCCGAAGAACCCGTTCTTCGCCAAGGCCGTGGCCAACCGCTACTGGGCGCACTTCTTCGGCCGCGGCATCGTGGACCCGCTCGACGACATGCGCGTGACCAACCCGCCGTCGAACCCCGAGTTGCTCGACGCGCTGACCAAGGACTTGACCGACAACAACTTCAGCCTCAAGGCGCTGATCCGCACGATCTGCCGGAGCCGGACGTACCAGTTGAGCAGCACGCCGAACGAGTTCAACTCCGAGGACAAGGCGTCGTTCGCCCGCTACTACCCGCGGCGGCTCCAGGCCGAGGTACTGTTCGACGCCGTGGGTCGCCTGACGAGCAGCCCCGCGGGCTTCGCCGGGCTTCCCGCCGACCGCCACGCCCCGAGCCGGGCGATCATGTTGCCGGACGAGTCGTTCACGAGCTACTTCCTGGACGTGACCGGCCGGCCGCAGCGGATCAGTGCGTGCGAGTGCGAGCGGGTGAACGAGGCGAGCCTGGCGATGAGCCTCCACCTCCTGAACTCGAACGACGTTCAGGACCGCATCGCCCGCGCCGGCGGCCGCGCCGACGCCCTGAGCCGCGACCCGCGGCCGGACGCCGACAAGGTGACGGAGCTGTTCCTGCTAGCCCACGCCCGCCGGCCGACGGCCGAGCAGCTGCGGGTGGCCGTGGAACACATCGGCCGGGCGACGACGCCGGCGGCCAAGAAGCAGGCCTACGAGAACGTCGTGTGGGCGCTGTTGAACAGCAAGGCGTTCCTGTTCAACCAGTGA
- a CDS encoding Gfo/Idh/MocA family protein, producing the protein MIPDATSRRTFLAGSAAAVSLLPAGAFAAGNDTLRVGLVGCGGRGTGAASQALQADPNVKLVAMCDAFKDRLDSSLRELRNIRAIAGKIDVTPERCFDGFDGYQRLLNSGVDVVLLCTPPGFRPQHLRAAIQAGKHVFCEKPVAVDATGVRSVVETARMAREKNLGLCSGFCYRYDQAKRETVKRIHDGMIGDVQAMHITYLTGTLWHRGENPDWTPMHYQMRNWYYYTWLSGDFIVEQHCHNFDKAAWVFKGEMPVACTAVGGRQVRTDPKYGHIYDHFAATFEYRSGAKLFSHCRQMAGCNGDVNDHVFGTKGQAHLMRHSISVNGGGSGWEMGEGDVKNMYQVEHDELFASIRAGRPINDGEAAANSTLMAILAREAAYSGKRITWAQMLASKQNLVPANPQWGPHEVTGVPQPGQYQFV; encoded by the coding sequence ATGATCCCAGACGCCACGAGCCGCCGAACGTTCCTCGCCGGGTCCGCCGCGGCCGTCTCGCTCCTCCCGGCCGGCGCCTTCGCCGCCGGCAACGACACCCTGCGCGTCGGCCTCGTCGGCTGCGGCGGCCGCGGCACCGGCGCCGCCAGCCAGGCCCTCCAGGCCGACCCGAACGTCAAGCTCGTCGCCATGTGCGACGCCTTCAAGGACCGCCTCGACAGCAGCCTTCGCGAGCTGCGGAACATCCGCGCCATTGCCGGCAAGATCGACGTGACCCCCGAGCGCTGCTTCGACGGCTTCGACGGCTACCAGCGCCTCCTCAACAGCGGCGTGGACGTGGTGCTCCTGTGCACGCCGCCCGGGTTCCGGCCCCAGCACCTGCGGGCCGCCATCCAGGCCGGCAAGCACGTGTTCTGCGAGAAGCCCGTCGCCGTGGACGCCACCGGCGTCCGCTCCGTGGTCGAGACGGCCCGCATGGCCCGCGAGAAGAACCTCGGGCTGTGTTCGGGCTTCTGCTACCGCTACGACCAGGCCAAGCGCGAGACGGTGAAGCGCATCCACGACGGGATGATCGGCGACGTGCAGGCCATGCACATCACCTACCTCACCGGCACGCTTTGGCACCGCGGCGAGAACCCGGACTGGACGCCGATGCACTACCAGATGCGGAACTGGTACTACTACACGTGGCTCAGCGGCGACTTCATCGTGGAGCAGCACTGCCACAACTTCGACAAGGCGGCGTGGGTGTTCAAGGGCGAGATGCCGGTGGCCTGCACCGCGGTCGGCGGCCGGCAAGTCCGCACCGACCCGAAGTACGGCCACATCTACGACCACTTCGCGGCCACGTTCGAGTACCGCAGCGGAGCCAAGCTCTTCTCGCACTGCCGTCAGATGGCCGGCTGCAACGGCGACGTGAACGACCACGTCTTCGGCACGAAGGGCCAGGCGCACTTGATGCGGCACAGCATCAGCGTGAACGGCGGCGGCTCCGGCTGGGAGATGGGCGAGGGCGATGTAAAGAACATGTACCAGGTGGAGCACGACGAGCTGTTCGCCAGCATCCGCGCCGGCCGGCCGATCAACGACGGCGAGGCGGCGGCGAACAGCACGCTGATGGCGATCCTGGCCCGCGAGGCGGCGTACAGCGGCAAGCGGATCACCTGGGCGCAGATGCTGGCGTCGAAGCAGAACCTCGTGCCGGCGAACCCGCAGTGGGGGCCGCACGAGGTGACCGGCGTACCCCAGCCGGGGCAGTACCAGTTCGTGTGA
- a CDS encoding sugar phosphate isomerase/epimerase family protein — MTRPIGRREFLRVCAAVSAALTPAAVVAQEPKRPRLRKAVKYGMIQARGSHKDRLDLARRCGFAGVEIDSPGTQNLDDLVAASKETGVAVHGVIDSVHWSDTLSHPEEAVRARGLRALNGALEDARKVGANTVLLVPGVVNKDVTVEQCWERSTAEVRKALPLAEKLGVKIAIEVVWNNFITTPDQLIRYVDQFRSEHVAAYFDCSNMIKYGVAPAEWIRRLGRRMVKFDFKGYSNAKQWVPIGEGDEDWPEVLKALGEVGYDGWATAEVAGGGEDVLRRISAQMDRVLGL, encoded by the coding sequence ATGACCCGACCGATCGGTCGTCGTGAGTTCTTGCGGGTGTGCGCCGCGGTCTCCGCGGCGCTCACGCCCGCCGCCGTGGTGGCTCAAGAGCCGAAGCGGCCACGGCTGCGGAAGGCCGTCAAGTACGGCATGATCCAGGCCCGCGGGTCGCACAAGGACCGCCTCGACCTCGCCCGCCGCTGCGGGTTCGCCGGCGTCGAGATCGACAGCCCCGGCACCCAGAACCTCGACGACCTCGTCGCCGCGAGCAAGGAAACGGGCGTCGCCGTCCACGGCGTCATCGACTCGGTCCACTGGTCCGACACGCTCTCGCACCCGGAGGAGGCCGTGCGGGCACGCGGGCTCCGGGCGCTGAACGGGGCTTTAGAAGACGCCCGCAAGGTCGGCGCGAACACGGTGCTGCTGGTGCCCGGCGTGGTGAACAAGGACGTTACCGTCGAGCAGTGCTGGGAGCGGTCCACGGCCGAGGTACGGAAGGCGCTGCCGCTCGCCGAAAAGCTCGGGGTAAAGATCGCCATCGAGGTGGTGTGGAACAACTTCATCACGACGCCGGACCAGCTGATCCGCTACGTCGACCAGTTCCGCAGCGAGCACGTCGCGGCGTACTTCGACTGCTCGAACATGATCAAGTACGGCGTCGCCCCGGCGGAGTGGATTCGCCGCCTCGGCCGGCGGATGGTGAAGTTCGACTTCAAGGGCTACAGCAACGCCAAGCAGTGGGTGCCGATCGGCGAGGGCGACGAGGACTGGCCGGAGGTGCTCAAGGCGCTCGGCGAGGTCGGCTACGACGGGTGGGCGACGGCCGAGGTGGCCGGCGGCGGCGAGGACGTGCTGCGCCGCATCTCGGCGCAGATGGACCGCGTCCTGGGGCTGTAG
- a CDS encoding Gfo/Idh/MocA family protein produces MSSPQSGTRRDFVTASAAAGVVAAANVGAYAAGNDTIRVGLIGAGGRGTGAVRNILDAERTINGANGKVEIVAVGDVFKERAEGAVRTFKNGRDYAQYAAQVKVTPETTFDGLDAYQRVLGANVDLVILATPPGFRPLHLEAAIRAGKNIFCEKPVCVDAAGARKVYGLVEESRRKNLAIVAGTQRRHQKGYIETIKRIHDGAIGDVVSARVAWNSGGSPPIWFNARRPGETDAAYQLRNWYHFQWVCGDHIVEQHVHNLDVANWVLKGRPVRATGIGGRSSRPGGANADPKEFGNIWDHFAVEYEYANGVRVFSYCRHIAGSESDVSETVFGSRGVSRVNNYTINRDEVGSDDRDAYVQEHIDLLNSIRAGRPLNELQAVTDSTFTAILGRNASFANRWLTWDNALNADEDTMPKGLTLQATVPVPAAPVPGAWRLPPRGKA; encoded by the coding sequence ATGTCCTCTCCCCAGTCCGGCACCCGCCGCGACTTCGTGACCGCCTCGGCCGCGGCCGGCGTCGTCGCCGCAGCCAACGTCGGCGCCTACGCCGCCGGCAATGACACCATCCGGGTCGGCCTGATCGGCGCCGGCGGCCGCGGCACCGGCGCCGTCCGCAACATTCTCGACGCCGAGCGGACCATCAACGGGGCCAACGGCAAGGTCGAGATCGTCGCCGTCGGCGACGTGTTCAAGGAGCGGGCCGAGGGCGCCGTTCGCACGTTCAAGAACGGCCGCGACTACGCCCAGTACGCGGCCCAGGTGAAGGTGACGCCGGAAACGACCTTCGACGGCCTCGACGCCTACCAGCGCGTCCTCGGGGCGAACGTGGACCTGGTGATCCTGGCCACGCCGCCCGGCTTCCGCCCGCTCCACCTGGAGGCCGCGATCCGGGCCGGGAAGAACATCTTCTGTGAAAAGCCGGTGTGCGTGGACGCCGCGGGCGCCCGCAAGGTGTACGGGTTGGTCGAGGAGTCGCGCCGGAAGAATCTGGCGATCGTCGCCGGCACCCAGCGGCGGCACCAGAAGGGCTACATCGAGACGATCAAGCGGATCCACGACGGCGCGATCGGCGACGTGGTCTCGGCCCGGGTGGCGTGGAACTCGGGCGGCAGCCCGCCGATCTGGTTCAACGCCCGCCGGCCGGGCGAGACCGACGCCGCCTACCAGCTCCGCAACTGGTACCACTTCCAGTGGGTCTGCGGCGACCACATCGTCGAGCAGCACGTCCACAACCTGGACGTGGCCAACTGGGTGCTGAAGGGCCGGCCGGTGCGGGCCACCGGCATCGGCGGGCGGTCGAGCCGGCCGGGCGGGGCCAACGCCGACCCGAAGGAGTTCGGCAACATCTGGGATCACTTCGCCGTGGAGTACGAGTACGCCAACGGGGTTCGGGTGTTCTCGTACTGCCGGCACATCGCCGGGAGCGAGTCGGACGTGTCCGAGACGGTGTTCGGGTCGCGCGGCGTCAGCCGGGTGAACAACTACACCATCAACCGCGACGAGGTCGGCAGCGACGACCGCGACGCCTACGTGCAGGAGCACATCGACCTGCTCAACAGCATCCGCGCCGGCCGGCCGCTGAACGAGTTGCAGGCCGTGACCGACTCGACGTTCACCGCCATCCTGGGCCGGAACGCGTCGTTCGCCAACCGCTGGCTGACGTGGGACAACGCCCTGAACGCGGACGAGGACACGATGCCGAAGGGGCTGACGCTACAGGCGACGGTGCCGGTGCCGGCGGCCCCGGTGCCCGGGGCGTGGCGGCTGCCGCCGCGCGGGAAGGCGTAA